A single genomic interval of Puntigrus tetrazona isolate hp1 chromosome 1, ASM1883169v1, whole genome shotgun sequence harbors:
- the si:dkey-121b10.7 gene encoding heparan sulfate glucosamine 3-O-sulfotransferase 6: MGCWTTSCDLGHLKAHSKVSVLFTMILIFTYLFYCLTGYCDSMPSPLYVHQNFISKLFPKEGKKPAHWNVSIVRELPEQDATDVEDEKRQRASAYDTYSNLSVSNNFGSKEFPQAIIIGVKKGGTRALLEFLRVHPDVRAVGAEPHFFDRFYEKGLQWYRDLMPRTLDGQITMEKTPSYFITREAPSRVFSMSRSTKLIVVVRDPVTRAVSDYTQTLTKSPGLPSFQNLVFKNSSTGLIDTSWSAVRIGIYAKHLENWLRYFPLAQFLFVSGEKLVTDPAGEMGRVQDFLGLKRVVTNKHFYFNQTKGFPCLKKPEGSSRPRCLGKSKGRPHPHIPAEVLHRLRDFYRPFNMKFYQMTGQDFGWD; this comes from the exons ATGGGATGTTGGACAACGAGTTGCGACTTGGGACACCTGAAAGCGCACTCCAAGGTGTCCGTGTTGTTTACCATGATCCTCATTTTCACCTATCTGTTCTACTGTCTCACCGGATACTGCGATTCCATGCCGAGTCCGCTGTACGTCCATCAGAATTTCATAAGCAAACTTTTCCCGAAGGAAGGGAAGAAACCCGCGCACTGGAACGTCTCCATCGTGCGCGAACTCCCCGAGCAGGATGCGACGGACGTGGAAGATGAGAAGCGGCAGCGGGCTTCGGCTTATGACACGTACAGCAATCTCtccgtgtcaaacaactttggGAGCAAAGAGTTTCCTCAGGCGATTATTATCGGCGTGAAAAAGGGGGGAACGCGCGCACTTCTGGAGTTCCTGCGCGTTCATCCCGACGTGAGAGCCGTGGGCGCGGAGCCGCACTTCTTTGACCGGTTCTATGAGAAGGGGCTCCAGTGGTACAG GGATCTAATGCCGCGTACTTTAGACGGCCAGATCACCATGGAGAAAACACCCAGCTACTTCATCACCCGTGAAGCTCCGTCCCGCGTCTTCTCCATGAGCCGCAGCACCAAGCTCATCGTGGTGGTCCGTGACCCTGTGACCCGGGCCGTGTCGGACTACACTCAGACTCTGACCAAAAGCCCCGGGCTGCCGTCTTTCCAGAATCTGGTCTTCAAGAACTCCAGCACGGGCCTGATCGACACGTCCTGGAGCGCCGTGAGGATCGGCATCTACGCCAAACACCTGGAGAACTGGCTCAGGTATTTCCCGCTCGCCCAGTTTCTCTTCGTGAGCGGCGAGAAGCTGGTGACGGACCCCGCGGGAGAAATGGGCCGGGTGCAGGACTTTCTGGGACTCAAACGGGTGGTGACCAATAAGCACTTCTACTTTAACCAGACTAAAGGCTTCCCCTGCCTCAAAAAGCCGGAAGGAAGCAGCAGGCCGCGATGCCTGGGGAAATCTAAAGGCCGGCCGCATCCACACATCCCGGCGGAGGTGCTGCACAGACTCAGGGATTTCTACAGGCCTTTCAACATGAAGTTCTACCAGATGACTGGTCAGGACTTTGGCTGGGACTAA